CCCCTTTGCGTCATACCCCTTCGCTTTGCGCCAGTTTTGCCACCAGTAATAATGGGCATTGGGATCCTGACAACGTCCATGTGTAGGCATAGTCCCGTTCAATTATTTTGGAGACTGCCGGAATAAAAATTGATAATCCTGGCAGCTTTGGACTTCTGCAAGTAAATGCTCGCAGTCTTACCTTGTCTATACACTATATACAGGTCCAATTTTTTTGGATTCTTTTGGTTTCAAGTGGTTTAGCTAAGACCATAGGCTGACCTCTTTTTAATCTATATGGGATTTCCCTTTTCGTATATCCAGTGACCCTTTTCTTAGCACGCTCCCATTATACTCTATGTTTCTTCTGAATAACCCCCAGAAAATAAACCGAAATTTTATTTTTTAGATCTTGCGAGCAGATATTTCAAAGTGCACCTCACACATCTAAGTTAAATCCGACAGGAATCCTCAAATCATTACAAGCAATTACTGAGCGTCAAGCTTTGTTGACACTTATCAAAAACTGTCAATTTTGATTGCAACCATCGCTACTAAAAGAATTCAGGGTACTATTAAGCCTTCCCCTGTCAACTTTTGTTGACAGGCAATTTTTGGAACCAAATTTAGTTAGTACTTAATTAAATATCTCATAACCATATTCCGTAATAGCCTTCCCGCATCTGAACTTTAGTTCTCAATGTGCCTGGCACAGTAAGTGCTGAACAAAGTGCATGATCAACAAAACCATTCTTCTTGTGGATGACGAGCCTGATTTCCGTTTTTCCATGAGCCTTATTCTCAAGGGGCATGGATTCACGACTGTTGAAGCTGGAAACGGGATTGAGGCTCTGGAAAAGTTAGCTGTTTTAGAAAAACAGGAATGCCCTGTTGACCTTATAATTACGGATTTAAGAATGCCTGAAATGGATGGTCTTGAACTTCTTAAAAATCTTATAGAACAAAAAGCTAAAGCAAAGTTGTTAATCATAACCGGCTACGGTGAAAGAGAAACTATCAAAAAGCTTACTCAAATGGGACTCAGTACAATTATCAATAAACCATTCAGCGCTGATATCTTGATCAGTAATGTAAAATCGCTTTTAAGTGAGTAAATTTAGATCGACCATTTAAGTTTTGTAACAGTTTAGCCATTTGCATGTGGCACGGGGACTGGCTCACCCAGCCCTTGTTTTATTAAGTCTGTGTTTTACATCAACAAAAAACAAGGGCTGGGGTGCCTGTCCCCTGCTTTCCTTAGAAAAGGGCTAAACTATTACTAAGTTTTTTTAAGGCAATAGCAGTTTTTTATTTTCAAAATGCAGCAGGAGGAGGAAAACAGATGAAAAACATCAAGTTAGGCGTCAAGTTGCTGGGCGGATTTGTTATTGTCGCCCTTATCGTGCTTATTGTGGGTTTTTTTGGCTGGAGAGGCGCCAACAGTCTGTCAGGACATATTGAGTACGTTGGCACTGTAAACCTGCCAAGTGTCCAGGTGCTTATGGAAATTGAAAAAGACTATGAGTCCCTGCGAGTGGCACAAAGGACTCTTCTTATTCCCGGGCTTGGTCAGGCTGAGATGGAAAGACAGCAGGGCATCCTGAACAGACTTAGAAGTGATATAGCTGCGCTCAGAGAACAATTTGAGGCTTTACCTGCCACTTCTGAAGAAAGAGCGCTGTGGCGCCAGACAGTCGCAGCTATTGATGAATGGAGAAGGGTCAATGACGAGTTTATCGAGAGATCCAGGCAGCTCATGCGAACCGGCATTGACAATCCTGCTCAGCTGAGAGCCAACTTTGAACAGTTTAGAGCTGATCACTACGCCCTTATGGGTGATGTATACGGCTTGATAACGAGAGGCGAACGCTTTGAAGGCGGAACCGATCCCACTGCGTGCAATTTTGGCAGGTGGCTGGCTACTTTCCGCACTGAAAACCCAAGGCTTCTTGAAATCCTGCGTCAGATGCCTGCTTCTCATGATCCTTTTCACCACTCCATTGCCGAAATTAGAAGCTATGTACAGGCCGACAATATCGATTCAGCAAATCAGGTTCTGGAGGATGTAACTCTGCCCATGGCCGACCAGACTTTTGCCAGATTTTATGAACTTCTCGCTGTAGCTCAGGAGGCTGAAAACTTATTTGACAATATGACAGAAATGGCCATGGTTGAAGTAAGGGAACGTCAGGCTGAAGCTTTACGTTTTCTTAGCCAGGTTCTGGAAATAAATGTTACCGGAGCAGCTGCTGCTGTGGAAGAAGCCCAGACTGATGCAGCTCAGGCCCAGGTTATTGCCATGGCTGGCATGGCCATAGGTGTGGTCCTGGCCTTAATGCTTGGTGTAATCCTGACCAGAGCCATAACTACCCCGGTAGCCAAGGGTGTTAATTTCTCCAAGGATATGTCTGACGGAAACCTGACTGCTCAATTAGATGTAGTCCAGAAGGATGAAATTGGTATCCTGGCCTCATCCATGCAACGCATGCGCGACAAGCTCAAAGATGTTGTTGTGGAGGTCAAGTCAGCCTCTGAAAATGTAGCAGCGGGTAGCGAAGAACTGTCAGCATCATCAGAGGAAATGTCTCAGGGCGCTACTGAACAGGCTGCTTCCGTGGAGGAAGTATCCTCAAGCATGGAGCAGATGGCAGCCAATATCAAGCAGAATACAGACAACGCTGCTCAGACTGAAAAGATTGCCATTCAGGCATCCAGAGATGCAGAAGAAGGCGGCAAGGTAGTTTTTCAGGCTGTTGATGCCATGAAGCAGATAGCTGACAAAATCTCAATAATTGAAGAAATTGCCAGACAGACCAATCTCCTGGCCCTGAATGCAGCCATTGAAGCTGCCCGGGCAGGAGAGGCAGGCAAGGGCTTTGCAGTTGTTGCGTCAGAAGTGAGAAAACTGGCAGAAAGAAGCCAGACCGCTGCCGCTGAAATTATTGATCTTTCGGGATCAAGTGTTGAAGTTGCTGAAAAAGCTGGAGACATGCTCAGGAAGATAGTTCCTGATATTCAGAAAACAGCTGAACTGGTCCAGGAGATAGCTGCGGCCAGCCGGGAGCAGAATTCTGGTGTTGAGCAGATCAACCAGGCCATCCAGCAGCTGGATCAGGTTATTCAACAGAACGCTTCTGCTGCTGAGGAAATGTCCTCCACTGCAGAAGAACTGTCCAGTCAGGCTGAGCAGCTCCAGGCAACCATGGCCTTTTTCAGGGTGGGTGATGATGCCGGTTTCAGCGGCCCCAGAATGCGTAAGGTTACTGTAAAGAATCAAGGCTCAAAGCAGGCAGCTCCCAAAAAGGCCCTTTATAATGAAAAAGGTAAAAAGGAAGGCCGTTTTGCCCTGAATATGGGTTCTGACGATCTTGATAAGGATTTTGAAAAGTTCTGATTCTGACGATAGGGTCATGGGCTCTATAAACAGCCCATGGCCCTTGAAATCATGTAAAAAAGCTTTGCAGAAATCATTCAGACCTTAATTCAATTCAGAGATAGGAGTCATCATGGCTGAAAAACAAAAAAAGGCAATAGCTGCCAATCAATATCTGACCTTTACCCTGGCAAAAGAGCTTTATGCCATTGATATTGCCAATGTCTGGGAAATTCTGGACTATACTCCGATTACGAGAGTGCCCAGAACACCAGAGTTTCTTTTGGGCATCATCAATTTGCGGGGAAGGGCGGTTCCAGTGGCGGATTTAAGGCTTAAGTTCGGACTTCCAAAGACCGAACGGACAGTAAACACATGCATTATTATTACAGAAGTTCAGTTTGAAGGCGAATCAACCATTATGGGCGCCTTAGCAGATTCGGTTCAGGAGGTCTTTGAGATCGAAGAAAAGAATATTGAGCCTCCTCCCAAAATTGGCACAAAAATCAACATTGAGTTTATTCAGGGTATGGGCAAGCAGGATGATCGGTTTATCATTATCATAGATGTAAACAAGGTCTTTTCCTCAGAGGAACTGGCCATTGTCCAGGATGTGGACCTTAAAGAAAAGGTAAACACGGCTGAAACCAATCAAATTTAAGTTCAATAAAAAGCAGAATCCACCCGGCCGGTGACCTTGCATATCCCGGCCGGGAATTGATACCAATAACGCATATTATGTATACAGAGCGCTATCTGCCTTTAGTATGACATTCAATGCAATAGGTTCAATCATCAAGGTGAAGATAACTTCATTACTGGGCGAAAGGCTGGTTCATTCGTCTGAATCTGCTTCCAGGATATGGGCATTGGTATGTTTGAGAAAGATATCTTCACAATTTTTCTCGTGATAAATGGAAAAGAAAATATTGCGTAGACGGAAAAAGGAGAGCCGCCCTGGCGCTTACAAGTAACTAGAATCGTTTTGCTAACAAAATCAGACGGTTACAATTCTCATATTTTTACGATTTTTGCTTATGATTGATGCACATTTGCCTGAAAAATTCCGTCAAAGATGGGAACTTTGCACTTGGCACAGCTTCCTGCCCGGAGGCTTACAGCCCGGAGGGGGACTGTCCCTCGCTGTGTAGATTTTTTCATCAAAGCAAATTTCTTCCAGGAACCAATGCAGCATCAATCTTTTTTATAGTACCTCGCGGGGACTGTCCCAATTTCCAGAAAAGTGACAGACTCGTAAAGTTACTCACAGGTTCGGTCCTGGTCCGCCCAGGTGAAGAGCTTCTAAGTAACTAAAACCAAATTAGCAATAAATTCACAGCATTATGGTTTTACCATACAGATTGCTTCGGTCACTTAGGCTCCCTGTCTCCCAGAGCTGCTGAGCCAGCGGCCATGCTTCGGGGCAGGCACAATATCCGTCCCTGGCGCTGCCATCATCCTCACTCCAGTCAAAATATATTTCTTGTAACTTCCCCACAAAGCAGGGTATGTCCAACTAAGGGCAGAACTCTGGCCTGTTTCGCAATTCAACACCCTGGACCACAAGCTAAAATGCCAACTGCTGCCAACCTTGTTGGCGCAAACTTAAAAGTCAGTTCTGTTGGCAATGTTGGTAATATGCTGATATTTAAAGGTTTTATTGTATGGCATAGATAGTGCTTAATAATTGAGAAATATCAACACTCAACCATGGAGGAACTTCATGAGAAAAATGTAAATAAAGCTTTTCACAACAGCGGCTTTGGCATGCATGCTCTGCCTGACCGGACTGATCATGTCCGGCGAAGCCCAGGCCCAGAGATTCGTTGACAATGGGGACGGGACGGTGACGGATACAGTGACCAACCTAATGTGGACCAAGGATGCCAACCCGTTCGGCAAATTGAATTGGCATGACGCCATGTCCAGATGCAGTTCTTTCAGCATCTCCGGTATTGGCGGCTGGCGGCTGCCGAGCATGGATGAGCTCCTGTCTTTATCCTCTGCAATGCAAGGCGGACATCCCTTTACCGGGATCCAGTCGTCCTTCTACTGGTCCAGTACGACCAACGCGGACGTCGCTTGGGGAGTGCCCATGTACACCAGCTTCATGATCACTTCCAGCAAGACCGACACCCTACCCGTGTGGCCGGTCCGCGCCGGACAGTGATGTAGCTTTGGATCTTTGGCCTTTAGGAACACTTGGCAGTTCAACACTTTTACACTGACTTCACCACAAGGGGATTCGAAATGAAAAAACTATTCCTGACCACCTTCCTGGCCCATGATTTCTGAAGACTGGCAAAAGAAGGCTTGACAATTCAGGCAGTTTTGGACTTCAGTAAGTGAATGCTAGTAGTCTTGACCCTGCCGTGTCATTTTTCCCGCTCCAAAAAAATATGTCCTCATTCGAGTAATTGTTGCTTTCAGCGACAGAGTATTTTATCCAAAAAAAACGATCAGACATCAAAACATAGTTGTTTTCTCCAGCAGAGTCATTTTTTAATCATTATGGAGTTGAGTATGCCCCGACCTTCATGGAATAAGCCCACCCCAATCAGTTTTTCAGGTCATCAAAGTATCCTATCGTTATCATTGCCATAGATAAAACATGACTACAACAAATAAACATTGGAACAAGATATTCTGTACCACAATTGAGTCAGAATTGGGTTGGTATGAAAAAGATGTTTCACAGACCTTGAAGTTTCTCAACTCAATTACACTTGCCCAGTCTGCCCGGGTATTCATTGTAGGAGCTGGAACATCAATGCTGGTTGACGAGCTTATGCTCAGAAACCAGCAGATCATTGTAAACGACATAAGTGACGAAGCCCTGGCAAGACTCAGAGGTCGAACAGGTCCAAGCAAAAAATTAATATGGTTGCAGCACGATATTTCTAAGCCACTTCCTGAAAATTGCCCTAATGCTGACATATGGATAGACCGTGCTGTTCTTCATTTCCTGCTTGAAGAGGCAGATATTCAAGGATACTTTGCCAACCTGAAGGCAATAGTCAGGTCCGGAGGCTATGCATTGTTGGCACAGTTTTCAACTAAAGGTGCTAGGAAGTGTGCGGGACTAGATATCCATTGCTATTCCATCCAAGAAATGACCAAAAGAATGGGACCAGAGTTTGAACTTCTAAAACATGAATACTATACATACATCAACCCCTTCGGTGCCCCCCGTCCTTATATCTATGCACTATACAAGAAAAGTGGCTAAGACGAACTGTACTCGAAACTCTCACGAAAGTCATTTTTTTTGAAACTTAAAATAATTCCTACCTATTTGATGATTTCCCTGCAAAAAGTCAGGAAATGAGGCGACTCAGCAAAAAGTATCTTTATAACTCTTTGTTTTTACTGTCTCCCCTCCGGGGCGTAGGCCCCTATGGGCCGGAGGCTGACCCCTGTCTCCTGACTCCTGCGACTGCAAAAAAAGGTTTTTGCAGTCGAATCTTTGATCTCATAATAAAAGGCTTGCTGTATATATTGCCTTGCTCATGTGATTACCGCTTTTTCTCCCAAGCACAAAGATTTTTTAGCCCGATAGTCATCTTTTGGTGACAGTTGTTTATCCGAAAGTCGTTGATCAGTCACTGCGAAACATGGCAGTGGATGTTGACGTGGTGCTGTGCATTGGCTTTGATCACTCTTATAAACATATGTAGCAATCTTTGAAAAAAATGAAAATACTGCTTGCAATGTTGAAATTATCCCCATAGAGTTTAACTAAAATGTTTTAGTGTCCAACAAATTAAGTGGGAGGTGTTGAATGCAGGCAGAAAAAATGAGGCGTCGCAGATTCCTGAAAAGGGCTGCAGCATCAGGGGCTTTATTACTATATCGGCCCACTTTGGCAGATTCAGGAGCTGCCTCATCACGGCAGTCCGCTTTTCTTTATGACAGCATTAAGTGTATAAATTGCGGGGTTTGCGAAAAGGCCTGCAAAAGGGTCAATGGCCTTCCAGAGCATGCAAGCGTCATCTATATGAGCCAGAATGCTGCTGAACTTCCAGTGCATATCACCAGGCGCAACTCCTGTATGCAGTGCATCAGGCCTGCCTGCGTCAGAGCCTGTCCCACAGGGGCAACTTTTCTCAGGGGTAACGGTCTGGTAAGCTATGATCCTCAAAAATGTGCTGCTTGTGGATATTGTGTTGATGCCTGTCCCTTTAAACACCCCAAAATGTCCAGAACAGCCTATTTTAACCTGCGTAACGTATGGGTAAACAGGTGCACAAGTTGTGGGGCCTGTGCCCAGGCATGCCCAGAAGACGCCCTGCACTTCAATTTCAGGGAAGGCATACTGGACATGGCCAAAGAGCGTCTGGTCCAGATTAAATCGAACTATGCCCTGCCTGATGCCCAGCTTTACGGGGAAGAAGATCTTAACCTCATCTGGATACTGGCTGGCAGCCCTGACAAATATAATCTGCCCGGCCCAACCGCAGCCGCTGTGGTAGATACTTCACTTGCATTCTGGAAGGATATTGTCCGCCCGACTACTCTGCTTCTCTCCCTTATGGCCACAGGTGTTCTTGGAGTGACTTATTTTTTTGCCCGCCGCAACCATCTTAAAGAGCTGGCCAGACTCAAGCAGAGCGAGCAGGAGGAAAATGATGTCAAATAACAGCACGGAAATCACAATCCAAAGATTTAATAAGAGACGCAGATTTGTTCACTGGCTTCATACCTTTGCCTTTTTCGGACTCCTGTGTACAGGCGTTCTCTATACTACTCCCTGGTTATCCCAATGGGCTGAGAGCGGCCTGGCCGGTACTTTGCACAGAATTTTTGCTGTAATTTTTCTTTTGACCCCTTTTATCTATATAATCATTGATCCCAAAGGGTTTAGAGAGTTCATCAGTGATACCCTAAAATTTGAAAAAAGCGATATCGGATTCCACCTGGCCATGCCCAGGTACATCCTGGGCCATACCGGAGGCATACCACCTCAGGGAAAACTCAATGCCGGGCATAAAGTCCATCATATTCTGATGGGAATTCTTTATATTGCGCTGGCTATATCCGGGCTGTCCATGTGGCTGGGAGTAGGATATATGGGGCCGCCAGTATTCAATTTCATGGGTGTGCTTCACAATATCGCAGTATTCATTATTGTAATTACAACCCTGGGCCATGTGTATTTCACCCTGGTTTACTGGGCCTTGCCAGGCATGATCAGCGGCAAGGTCAGCGAGACATATGTGAAGATGGAGCACAAAAAATGGTGGGATGAAGAACTGGATCCAAAACTGAAAGACTCAGTACCCAAAGGTGGATCATGACCGATGTTAACGGTTTAGTCCTGATGAAATTACCAATAAAAAGGCACGGGAGGCAGTTCAATGAAAATAAGCTGTAAACATATATTTCTCCTGATTGTGGGGCTTTTTGTCCTTAATCTGTTGATCATGGTCCAAAACAGGGATGCCGGCGCAAGGGCCAAGTATGATCCTTCAGGATACTGGATAGCTCCCATTCTTCCTGACGGGCCAAGGATACTTTTCAGCGAAGGGCACGTCATTGACACCCCTGAGGCTGTTAATGCCACAATCACAGATATTTACATTAACAACAATGCAGAAATCAAGGTCACCTTTGTAATTCCGGGATATGAGCACGACACAGCCCATGTGGAATTAACCATGGCCAAATGGCTGGAAGATGAAAATACATGGATGAGCATGCTGCAAAGGACCAGAGAGCGTGGTCCTCAAGGCGATCCCAGGTATGGAGACGGAGCCAAAGTTATCCGGGGGGCCAATCTGAGGCTGGAAAACGGTACGGCATTGACTGGTGGTGAGCCGGTCAGCGGAGGCATGCGCTTTTCAACATGGTTCAAGTCAGGGCCGGGTGATTTTGGAAACCTTTCAGGCGAGCTGACGCCCATCAGTTTCAGTGATGGAGTAAAATGGCGCCGCAGCAGCGATCATAACCCGGCAAGCTATGGCGATCCTGAAGATTTTCAATACCATCAATTTGCAGCTGACATTATTGACCAGATAAACAGAAATGGAGCCTGGGAAAGTGGAATCTACCGCATTGGAGTAACTGAAAGAAACAGAGGGCAGGAAGGTTATCTCAGGTTCAATGCCGTGGCTGATTTTTATTTTGACGGCAATAATGAAGTAAGAATTCTGGACAGCAATGAAAGAAAACATACTGCTGGTGAAGCTGTTGCCATGGGTTCCTGCAATAGATGCCATGGTGATGATATGCGCTTCCCAACCAACAGGGTGCACAGTGAACTCAGGCATGATCCAACTGTCTGCGCCAATTGTCATAACGCATATACCTGGGACTCCAGGAATGCCTATGCTGAAGTGGATGGCTGGCCCAGCCTGGACCTGAGAACAATGGTCCATAAGATCCACGCTGGAATTGAAGGTTATGCTGCTGATGCCTATTTTTATCAGCAGGTCAGGTTTCCGGACTGGACTTTTGGCAGGACTCCAAGGCCCAGTCAGGCAAGACCTTATCCTAACAGCCCAGGAGTGGCCAATTGTACTTCGTGTCATGTTTATTCAGGAGAAGAGGTTTACTCCTGGCAAAGACAGAATCCCGACCCCCAGGGTTGTTCAACCTGCCATGGAGAGGGCGGTATGGTGTTCTGGCAGGCTGAACCAGGTGATCCTGACTATGAATTTATATCTGCAACGTATGACTGTGGACATAATTGTGCCAGCTGTCATGGGGAGCAAAGGCCTTTCAAACATACACCGGACCATTATCATAATGTGACTGAGCAGCTGGAAAGGCTTGCCCTTGCCCGCAGTCATGTTATGGAAGTGACCAGGGTTGAAAACGCTGTGGCAGGTCAAAGGCCGGTGGTCACCTGGCGGGTGCGCGAAGGTGATCAGTACCTGGATCTCTTTTCTGGTAAACAGGGATCTTTTCTTTTTAAAGAAGATAAGGAACTTTTTGAAGAAGGAGAGGCGGTACGTCTTGGAATAGGCTGGGGGTATGGAGAAGATTGGACCAACCAGGGAGTCGGACCCAGGAGTACAGGTGCCATAGGAGATCCTTTCCATGAAATAGCACATATTGACAATACTGTTCCAGGCGATGATCAGACAACAGCAGTAACCACTTTTGATTCACCATTGCCGGAAACAGCCTTTTCAGGAAGGAGCGGATTCGTAATAATTGAATTTGGACCAGAGGAAATACAGCTGAACAGCAGGCTCAAGAGAATTTCCCTGGGGCAGGGACCAAACAGTTTCCTTGATGACCGCCGCCTGATTGTAGATGCTGAAAGCTGCCTGAGCTGCCATGCAACCATGGGCCGCCATGGGACCTATGCAGACCAGGATATCTCCTCCTGTGTTTCCTGTCACAATGCCGGTTCCATGAGCAGAGATGCCAGCGCAGTTCAGGGAAGCGTTGACTTTATGTATATGATCCATGGAATTCACGGAACAGGAGAAAAAAGAAAAAGCTTTGATCGAAGGCGAGATCATACTGTAGACGGGCACTTTATTGGAGGTTACTCTTATGTGTCATACCCCAATACAATTCTTGACTGTACCGCCTGTCATGTCAATGACTCGCATAATCCTGTTGGAAAGGACTTCAAAAGATTGGGGTTAATCGCAGACAATGCCAGGGATATGTTTCTGGCCGGTGCAGGTGTTGCTGCACCTTTGTCATCAGTCTGCTATTCTTGTCATGAAGATACTCAAAGCATGCGTGTCAACAAAGAGCTGCAGCACCACTTCTATCATTCAGGCGGGAACATTTATGGTGAGCATGACCATGCTTACTTTACTGACAATCGTGAGCAGTGTCTAACCTGCCATCAGGAGTAATCTGGTTCGTTTTTTTGCATGTTAATTCCCAGGGTGGGGCTGGATGATAAAAAACCGGGGCCTTGAATATAATGCCCAGGCCCCGGTTTTTGTTAAGGTTACAGTGTGATGAGATAATTCAGCAGGGCCTCGCGCTCAGCATCGCTCAATTCCGGTCCGAAATTACCCTTACCTATCATCCTGTCAACAGTACTTTTCCAGCCGTCCAGATCGTGTCCGGCTCTTTCAATCCTTCCTGCTCCATGACAGGTTGTGCATCTGGTTTCCATAATTGCCTGGCCATCCCCGGCACTGACCTCGCTGCTATGCAAACCGGACATGAATAGTCCGGCCAGCATGGCCAGACATATTGTGGTCAGGATAGTTTTTTCAATTTTTCTACTTCTTTGTTACTGGTTTCAAATTAATGCAAACCATAACATCAAGCCAGTGATTAAGCAACTCTGTTATTTTTGTATGATCTTCCTTTAATGTAGTCTAGTCTCGTCGAGCCATGACAATAAATTCAAAGGCATATAAATACATGACTTTGAAGTCTGGCAAAAGAAAGCTTGACAACTCCACTATGTTAATATTTCTTTCTGAACCTGCACGTAGTTATGGAAAGTGCTTATCCTTTGTCAGAGGTCAAAGTAGTTGCTCATTTCTGGTACTTGGGGTGAACTTTGTTAGGTATTTTGCCAATAAAAAACTAATGCAACTATTCAGCAAGATCAAATAAGAAGATCTGGGCCCCGGATCTGGTCCGGGGGTGACGGTTAAAGCAGGCCGATACCCTTTTCCGTCATTCCGGCGAAAGCCTGAATCCAGTGCATTTGCATAGTCACATACCAAATGTGGTGAACAGTTACTTTTAATGAAATATTTGGAGAATATAAATGAGTCGACATATTTGTCTGCGTAAAATGGCAGTTAATCAGAAAGGCATTATCAGGTCTGTTGGCAGTTATGGTGAAATGGGGAGGAGAATCAGGGATATGGGGCTTGTTCCTGGGGTTGAAGTCCAAGTGGTGGGGCGCGCACCTCTTAATGACCCGGTAGCCCTGCGCCTGAGAGACTTTACCTTAACCCTTAGAAACAATGAAGCAGACCATATATTTGTAGAGATTGAAAATGGATAGTACTAAGAAAACAATTACTATTGCCCTGTCTGGCAATCCCAACGCAGGAAAGACTACTCTTTTTAATATCCTTACCGGTTCAAGGCAGCATGTTGGTAATTACCCGGGTATTACAGTAGAAAAAAAAGAAGGTTTTGTGGAAACCAGTGGTCATATGCTGCATTTTGTGGACCTGCCTGGTACATATTCCCTGACAGCCTATTCTCAGGAAGAGCTGGTGGCCAGAAACTATATGATACAGGAAGGACCTGATCTTGTGGTGGATGTGGTTAATGCTTCCTCTCTAGAGCGTAATCTGTATCTGGCTGTTCAGATTCTGGAGCTTGGTGCACCACTTATTCTGGCCTTGAACATGATGGATGAAGTCAGAAAAAAAGGCATAACCCTCAACACAGAGCTTCTTGAACAGAGAATGGATTGCAGGGTTGTGGAAACAGTGGCTCGTCAGGGGAAGGGAAAACAGGAACTTATTGATACCATTATTGAGATGAGTGAGCAGACTGAAGCCTTTAAATCCCCTCTCAAGATATCTTATGGGCCTGACCTTGACCCTGTCATTGAAGAAATGACTGCCATTATTGAGAGCAGTTCTTTTCTGACTGATACTTATCCTGCAAGATGGATAGCC
This genomic window from Desulfonatronovibrio magnus contains:
- a CDS encoding c-type cytochrome; the encoded protein is MSGLHSSEVSAGDGQAIMETRCTTCHGAGRIERAGHDLDGWKSTVDRMIGKGNFGPELSDAEREALLNYLITL
- a CDS encoding FeoA family protein yields the protein MSRHICLRKMAVNQKGIIRSVGSYGEMGRRIRDMGLVPGVEVQVVGRAPLNDPVALRLRDFTLTLRNNEADHIFVEIENG